From one Branchiostoma floridae strain S238N-H82 chromosome 3, Bfl_VNyyK, whole genome shotgun sequence genomic stretch:
- the LOC118411394 gene encoding uncharacterized protein LOC118411394, with translation MPVGPLFSIQCEDVEGPVDILLPHVLHLTEDNEPDKERMRVVHVSGKDANLLPVSEVTSTHIVTRFQKGSLFGPVVEKLYGKLFARNGRCVVFAPISVTSEFQIHVYIASNAATALQCLESTEADDKYVKLDQEQCVLMPGHEYHLEVSVWNGGGDNLLTNPKLLTFYDVLEADRIYKKFRVEVDAKKYKKMKKSNLRFQMQLTSGDGKSVCEFITSKGQHLELSESDSSESDSGLSSEPASEGQDQAAVSTVHRRNPRDHQRTTRSSEHWKQKSSRSRAAGRGPRKKVKVLLVSDEYCTSKGGISTINLNVARMLTAAGAEVYAIVLEASQQDERDAERDGVSLLKPRLDPDSSAKPSLEWLTVYHKHHFPDIPSDISCIVGHVDVTSRAARKIKEERFPHAKLAMFGHVAPEETELYKSDEKALGVGRKEASIQDDIGKADVVFSVGPRIHRHYDRFLRQRHVTHHIFLPEPSKVFSEANVSFGEEDKVEKPERVVLSIGRVRNVEMLKGHDLAAGSIDKAAQRLDNQYTLRLRVRGIDENDFTDSKRILEEKLRSGRVKATLLPYGTQEEIRRDMEACHLVLMPSRAEPFGLVGLEAIAAGVPVLISEQSGLAELVAQLAKKYQPKFRNCIVKMTGDTATDADAEKWADSIEDFLTNARSEFAEARAFREKLLFSKYWEESHKTFLQACGITDGGSAQAEGGGAEADDSD, from the exons ATGCCGGTGGGTCCGCTCTTCTCCATCCAGTGTGAGGACGTGGAGGGGCCGGTGGACATCCTACTGCCGCACGTGCTGCACCTGACGGAAGACAACG AACCTGACAAAGAGCGCATGAGAGTCGTTCATGTTTCTGGGAAAGACGCGAACCTCCTTCCTGTCTCTGAGGTGACCTCAACCCACATCGTGACCAGGTTCCAAAAGGGCAGTCTCTTCGGTCCTGTGGTGGAGAAACTTTACGGGAAGCTGTTCGCCAGGAACGGGCGTTGTGTGGTGTTTGCACCCATCAGCGTTACGTCAGAGTTTCAAATCCACGTCTACATCGCTTCTAACGCAGCCACTGCTCTCCAG TGTTTGGAGTCGACTGAGGCCGATGATAAGTACGTTAAGTTGGACCAGGAGCAGTGCGTGCTGATGCCTGGACACGAGTATCATCTGGAAGTGTCTGTGTGGAACGGAGGTGGTGACAACCTGCTGACGAATCCTAAG CTTCTTACATTTTACGACGTCTTGGAAGCTGACAGAATCTACAAGAAGTTCAGAGTTGAAGTGGATGCCAAAAAATACAAGAAGATGAAAAAGTCTAACCTCAGGTTCCAAATGCAGCTGACGAGTGGTGACGGCAAGTCAGTTTGTGAGTTCATCACATCTAAAG GCCAACACCTTGAGCTGTCAGAATCCGACAGCAGTGAGAGTGACAGCGGGCTGTCGTCTGAGCCAGCTTCTGAGGGACAGGACCAGGCTGCTGTATCCACAG TACATAGACGGAACCCGAGAGACCACCAGAGAACTACCCGGTCGTCTGAGCACTGGAAGCAAAAGTCGAGCCGCTCCAGAGCTGCTGGTCGTGGACCACGGAAGAAAG TGAAAGTCCTGTTGGTTAGTGACGAGTACTGCACATCAAAGGGCGGAATCTCCACCATCAATCTGAATGTCGCGCGCATGCTCACCGCCGCAGGTGCCGAGGTCTACGCTATCGTGTTGGAGGCAAGTCAACAAGATGAGAGGGATGCAGAACGAGACGGAGTTAGCCTCCTAAAGCCTCGTCTTGATCCCGACAGTAGCGCAAAGCCGTCCTTAGAGTGGCTGACTGTGTACCACAAACATCACTTTCCAGACATCCCATCAGATATCAGCTGCATTGTGGGCCATGTTGACGTCACAAGCAGGGCGGCTAGGAAGATCAAAGAGGAGCGATTTCCACACGCCAAGCTCGCCATGTTTGGTCACGTGGCGCCAGAGGAGACAGAGCTCTACAAGAGTGACGAGAAGGCCCTGGGTGTGGGGAGGAAGGAAGCCAGCATCCAGGACGACATTGGCAAGGCTGATGTCGTCTTCTCGGTAGGACCGCGCATTCACCGCCATTACGACAGGTTCCTCCGTCAGCGTCACGTGACTCACCACATCTTCCTACCAGAACCTTCAAAGGTGTTTAGTGAAGCAAATGTGAGCTTTGGAGAAGAAGATAAAGTCGAAAAGCCAGAGAGAGTGGTTCTGTCCATCGGCAGGGTGCGGAATGTGGAGATGCTGAAAGGTCACGACCTGGCCGCAGGATCCATAGACAAGGCGGCACAGCGGCTTGACAATCAGTACACACTGAGGCTGAGAGTCCGCGGCATCGATGAGAACGACTTCACAGATAGCAAGAGAATCCTGGAGGAGAAGCTGAGATCCGGCCGGGTCAAAGCCACCCTGCTCCCGTACGGCACTCAAGAGGAGATCCGCCGAGACATGGAGGCCTGTCACCTGGTCCTGATGCCGTCCCGGGCCGAACCGTTCGGACTGGTCGGCCTGGAGGCCATCGCGGCAGGAGTTCCCGTCCTCATCTCAGAGCAGTCAGGACTCGCGGAACTGGTGGCGCAACTGGCGAAGAAGTACCAGCCCAAGTTCCGTAACTGCATCGTCAAGATGACGGGAGACACCGCGACCGACGCTGATGCAGAGAAGTGGGCAGATTCTATTGAGGACTTCCTTACAAACGCCAGGTCAGAGTTCGCGGAAGCCCGCGCCTTCAGGGAGAAACTGCTGTTCTCCAAGTACTGGGAAGAGTCTCACAAGACGTTCCTACAGGCCTGTGGCATCACTG ACGGCGGCAGTGCCCAAGCGGAGGGCGGAGGTGCTGAGGCTGATGACTCGGACTGA